In Fimbriiglobus ruber, a genomic segment contains:
- a CDS encoding gamma carbonic anhydrase family protein has product MRRVGDVYLACNAVVTGDVILGRDVNLWYGAVVRGDVARITLADTVNIQDGAIVHCDFGVPQVVEPGVVVGHAAVLHGARVGAGTLVGIGAKLLSSSDIGRSA; this is encoded by the coding sequence ATGCGGCGAGTCGGTGACGTGTACCTCGCCTGCAACGCGGTCGTGACCGGCGACGTGATCCTCGGCCGCGACGTGAACCTGTGGTACGGGGCCGTCGTCCGCGGGGACGTGGCCCGGATCACGCTCGCCGACACCGTGAACATCCAGGACGGGGCGATCGTTCACTGCGACTTCGGCGTGCCGCAAGTGGTCGAACCCGGCGTGGTGGTCGGCCACGCGGCGGTCTTGCACGGCGCCCGGGTCGGGGCCGGTACGCTGGTCGGGATCGGGGCCAAACTGTTGTCGAGTAGTGACATCGGGCGGAGTGCGTGA
- a CDS encoding arginase family protein, which translates to MNTTAVVFPFDNFGAAGTGAGAQLLGDAVREILEDTAAEDLPTRPHLYAESLRVEEHPFETLDQLAAWRATGREAVKRLLAAGDRILWLAGNHLGVLPVYEELGPGTLVIQLDAHLDCYDLHDCTEDLSHGNFLLHAEGPLPKIVNVGNRDLFLLPEDVKRVFSASFPAEVIAADFAKVVADLRKRATKAARVWIDIDVDVFDPAFAPAVHNPSPFGLAPPIVLALLGAIWSDKVVGVSVSEFDPGRDARDATLNVLGWLIERILLKWYE; encoded by the coding sequence ATGAATACAACTGCCGTCGTCTTTCCGTTCGACAATTTCGGCGCGGCCGGGACCGGGGCCGGGGCCCAGCTCCTGGGCGACGCGGTCCGCGAAATCCTTGAAGATACGGCCGCCGAAGACCTCCCGACGCGGCCCCACCTGTACGCGGAATCCCTCCGCGTGGAGGAACACCCGTTCGAGACACTGGACCAGCTGGCGGCGTGGCGGGCGACCGGCCGCGAGGCGGTGAAGCGTTTGCTCGCGGCCGGCGATCGCATTTTGTGGCTGGCCGGAAACCACCTCGGCGTGCTGCCGGTATACGAGGAACTCGGACCGGGCACGCTCGTCATCCAGCTCGACGCCCACCTGGACTGTTACGACCTACACGATTGCACCGAAGACCTGTCCCACGGCAACTTTCTGCTCCACGCAGAGGGACCGCTGCCCAAAATTGTGAACGTTGGGAATCGCGATTTGTTTCTGCTACCCGAAGACGTGAAGCGGGTATTCAGTGCGTCGTTTCCGGCCGAAGTGATCGCCGCGGACTTTGCCAAAGTGGTGGCCGACCTCCGCAAGCGGGCGACAAAAGCCGCGCGGGTGTGGATCGACATTGACGTCGACGTGTTCGACCCCGCGTTTGCCCCCGCCGTTCACAACCCGTCGCCGTTCGGCCTCGCGCCGCCGATCGTTTTGGCGTTGCTCGGTGCGATCTGGTCGGACAAGGTTGTTGGGGTGTCCGTCAGCGAGTTCGATCCCGGACGCGACGCCCGGGATGCCACCTTGAATGTACTCGGCTGGCTGATCGAGCGAATCCTGCTCAAGTGGTACGAATGA
- a CDS encoding FG-GAP repeat domain-containing protein, with translation MYNPDHSVAYTATPFGPSFTAGVRVFLADVNGDGVPDLIAGSGPGVTNQVVVLDGKTHQQLVSFTPFESSFTGGVFVTAGDINGDGVPDIVVTPDQGGGPVVVVYDGAAVGRGDEVQVARFLGIRDPDFRGGARAAVGDVNGDGIADLIVSAGVGGGPRVSIYDGTTVASDTPRNLVPDFFVFESSLRNGAYVTVGDVTGKGYADLIFGAGPGGSGRVRIVDSAPLLAAGGRFQSLDDPAVAGAELADFLVGSSSDRGGAPVAVANLDGDNKADVVVGSGSGGTVTAYTGVAIAANPRSPAADLDFDALPGFTGGIFVG, from the coding sequence GTGTACAACCCGGACCACTCGGTCGCTTATACGGCTACCCCATTCGGCCCGTCGTTCACCGCCGGCGTCCGGGTCTTCCTGGCCGACGTGAACGGCGACGGCGTACCCGACCTGATTGCCGGGTCCGGACCCGGTGTCACCAATCAGGTCGTCGTCCTCGACGGCAAGACCCACCAGCAACTGGTGTCGTTTACCCCCTTCGAATCGTCGTTTACCGGCGGGGTGTTCGTGACCGCCGGGGACATCAACGGGGACGGCGTGCCCGACATCGTTGTCACCCCGGACCAGGGCGGCGGACCGGTCGTCGTCGTGTACGACGGGGCCGCGGTGGGTCGGGGGGACGAAGTCCAGGTGGCCCGATTCCTGGGCATCCGCGATCCGGACTTCCGGGGCGGCGCCCGGGCGGCAGTCGGGGACGTGAACGGGGATGGGATCGCCGACCTGATCGTCTCCGCCGGGGTCGGTGGCGGCCCGCGGGTGTCCATCTACGACGGGACGACGGTCGCGTCGGACACTCCGCGGAATCTGGTCCCGGACTTCTTCGTGTTTGAAAGCTCGTTGCGGAATGGGGCGTACGTAACCGTCGGTGACGTGACCGGGAAGGGGTACGCGGACCTCATTTTCGGGGCCGGTCCCGGCGGCAGCGGGCGCGTCCGGATCGTCGACAGCGCCCCCCTGTTGGCGGCCGGCGGGCGTTTCCAGTCACTGGACGACCCGGCGGTGGCGGGGGCCGAGTTGGCCGATTTCCTGGTCGGAAGTTCGAGCGACCGGGGTGGTGCGCCGGTCGCCGTCGCGAACCTGGACGGAGACAACAAAGCCGACGTGGTGGTCGGGTCGGGGTCCGGGGGAACGGTGACGGCATACACGGGGGTAGCGATCGCGGCCAACCCCCGCTCCCCGGCGGCCGACCTGGATTTCGACGCCCTGCCCGGATTCACCGGCGGGATCTTCGTCGGGTAA